A region of the Mesoterricola sediminis genome:
ATGGCCAAACGCACGACTGACCAGCCCGAGATCATCTACTCCATGATGCGGGTGAGCAAGTTCTACAACAATAAACCCGTCATCAAGGACATCTCCCTTTCTTACTTCTACGGCGCCAAGATCGGCGTGCTGGGCCTGAACGGCTCGGGCAAGTCCACGGTGCTCCGGATCATGGCCGGGGTGGACCACGACTTCAACGGCGAGGCGGTGCTCTCCAAGGGCTACACCACGGGCCTCCTGGAGCAGGAGCCGAAGCTGGACGAGTCCAAGACCGTCCGCGAGGTCGTCGAGGAGGGCGCGGCGGAGAAGGTCGCCCTGCTGAAGGAATACAACGAGATCAACGACAAGTTCGCCGATCCCGACGCGGACATGGACGCGCTCCTGGCGCGCCAGGGCGAGCTGCAGGAGCAGATCGACCACCTGGACTGCTGGGACCTGGACGCCCAGCTGGAGCAGGCCATGGACGCCCTCCGCTGCCCGGACCCGGACACCCTGGTGGGGGTGCTCTCGGGCGGCGAGCGCCGCCGCGTCGCCCTCTGCCGCCTCCTCATCCAGAAGCCGGACATCCTGCTCCTGGACGAGCCCACCAACCACCTGGACGCCGAGAGCGTGGCCTGGCTGGAGCTGCACCTGCAGCGCTACGAGGGCACGGTCATCGCGGTCACCCACGACCGCTACTTCCTGGACCACGTGGCCGAGTGGATCCTCGAGCTGGACCGGGGCGAGGGCATCCCCTGGAAGGGCAACTACTCCAGCTGGCTGGAGCAGAAGCAGGCCCGCCTGGCCCGGGAGGAGAAGGCCGACCGCGCCCGGGAGAAGACCCTGGAGCGCGAGCTGGAGTGGATCCGCATGTCCCCCAAGGGGCAGCACGCCAAGAGCAAGGCCCGCATCTCCAGCTTCGAGAACCTGCTCGAGCAGCAGGGGAAGGAGAAGGAGCAGCAGCTGGAGATCTACATCCCCGCGGGTCCGCGCCTGGGCGACGTGGTGGCCGAGCTGGACGGGGTCACCAAGGCCTACGGCGACAAGGTGCTCTTCGAGAACCTGAGCTTCGCCATCCCCCGGGGCGGCATCCTCGGCGTCATCGGCCCCAACGGCGCCGGCAAGACCACCCTGTTCCGGCTCCTGGCCGGCCAGGAGACGCCGGACAGCGGCAGCCTCCGCATCGGTTCCACGGTGAAGATGGCCCTGGTGGACCAGCTGCGCCAGGGGCTGGATCCCGAGCGCAGCGTCTTCGAGGCGGTCTCGGGGGGCCGGGAGCTCATCGAGATGGGGGGCCGGGAGGTCAACGCCCGGGCCTGGCTGAGCAAGTTCGGGTTCTCCGGCGAATCCCAGCAGAAGAAGGTCAAGGAGCTGAGCGGCGGCCAGCAGAACCGCCTCAACCTGGCCCTGACCCTGAAGAGCGGCGCCAACGTCCTGTTCTTCGACGAGCCGACGAACGACCTTGACGTGAACACCATGCGGGCCCTGGAGGAGGCCATCGAGGCCTTCGCTGGCTCGGCCGTTATCATCAGCCACGACCGCTGGTTCCTGGATCGCCTGGCCACCCACATCCTCGCGTTCGAAGGGGAGAGCCGGGTGGAATTCTTCGACGGAAACTACTCGCA
Encoded here:
- the ettA gene encoding energy-dependent translational throttle protein EttA, producing the protein MAKRTTDQPEIIYSMMRVSKFYNNKPVIKDISLSYFYGAKIGVLGLNGSGKSTVLRIMAGVDHDFNGEAVLSKGYTTGLLEQEPKLDESKTVREVVEEGAAEKVALLKEYNEINDKFADPDADMDALLARQGELQEQIDHLDCWDLDAQLEQAMDALRCPDPDTLVGVLSGGERRRVALCRLLIQKPDILLLDEPTNHLDAESVAWLELHLQRYEGTVIAVTHDRYFLDHVAEWILELDRGEGIPWKGNYSSWLEQKQARLAREEKADRAREKTLERELEWIRMSPKGQHAKSKARISSFENLLEQQGKEKEQQLEIYIPAGPRLGDVVAELDGVTKAYGDKVLFENLSFAIPRGGILGVIGPNGAGKTTLFRLLAGQETPDSGSLRIGSTVKMALVDQLRQGLDPERSVFEAVSGGRELIEMGGREVNARAWLSKFGFSGESQQKKVKELSGGQQNRLNLALTLKSGANVLFFDEPTNDLDVNTMRALEEAIEAFAGSAVIISHDRWFLDRLATHILAFEGESRVEFFDGNYSQYETYRREQLGLTSGPHRIHYRKLTR